One window of the Methanobrevibacter sp. genome contains the following:
- a CDS encoding diacylglycerol/polyprenol kinase family protein, with the protein MIFSDVLALIIVYVYVAVIFVVAEMVLKTRPEVSRKFLHIMVGNMIFAMPFFSDPWVMVWFLTLPITIVLFFLTEYSPIKIENSVTESGHALGLFFYAGIWTILIAIFTTIAPANDPKYFIWIVALAIVPMVYGDGFAALIGQKFGKVKYTVFGGTKSLEGSLTMFVITTVMSVFVWMVFTSIGCVMPEFNIVYIILISAVATICEAFSYGGIDNLTVPAITSILYYLVAVL; encoded by the coding sequence ATGATATTCTCAGATGTCCTTGCATTAATTATAGTATATGTTTACGTTGCCGTCATTTTTGTTGTAGCTGAAATGGTTTTAAAGACAAGGCCTGAAGTTTCACGTAAATTTTTACACATTATGGTAGGTAACATGATATTTGCCATGCCATTTTTCTCAGATCCATGGGTAATGGTATGGTTTTTAACACTGCCAATCACAATAGTACTATTCTTCCTAACAGAATACTCACCAATAAAAATAGAAAACAGTGTAACTGAATCCGGACACGCATTAGGATTATTCTTCTATGCTGGAATATGGACAATATTGATTGCAATATTCACCACAATAGCACCGGCAAACGACCCTAAATATTTCATATGGATTGTTGCACTAGCTATCGTGCCAATGGTATACGGTGACGGATTCGCTGCATTGATAGGTCAAAAATTCGGTAAAGTCAAATACACAGTATTTGGAGGAACAAAATCTCTTGAAGGATCACTTACAATGTTTGTCATTACAACTGTGATGAGTGTATTCGTATGGATGGTTTTCACTTCAATCGGTTGTGTAATGCCTGAATTCAATATTGTATACATTATACTTATTTCTGCAGTGGCAACAATATGTGAAGCATTCAGTTATGGTGGAATCGACAATTTGACAGTTCCTGCAATAACTTCAATTTTATATTATTTAGTAGCTGTATTATAG
- a CDS encoding zinc ribbon domain-containing protein: MQCPVCGKFVEDGEEYCPYCGYDLYCIDENDDF; encoded by the coding sequence ATGCAATGTCCTGTTTGTGGCAAATTCGTTGAGGATGGTGAGGAATACTGTCCTTATTGCGGTTATGATTTGTATTGTATTGATGAAAATGATGATTTTTAA
- a CDS encoding right-handed parallel beta-helix repeat-containing protein has product MNKKVLIIVLIALIFLTLNFTSAQDIDNTTEIVEMTEVEEVQSISNESFLEASTVDTHFNVESTTEFDVIGDYFKVKLADVNNNPIANAKVTFTVNGANYNKNTDSAGIASLQIRLNDGAYNIVSKFAGNSKYKSSSLSTRITMDNTREVESGLSNSQIQNIIDNAKSNNVILFKGSSYSNINLVITKCLKLQSNVNTVLKSNSGQVITIKGKSASLTTIKGFNIQSGGDGIVINSADYVTITKNDITGKGNGIVATGTTYLNISNNNILKNSKSGIVLGDVTSTYIFNNKINSNGADGIELGKSSKTYIHDNIISSNAKNGIKLTNTVNGKNYGSGPQDVYINKNTVSKNGENGIYSYKAGNNINIKGNSIDYNVGSGISITNIGNNVIQSNVISNNGYVGIKFNDEYVKPKNQEISYNAIVGNGHREVEAKETYYNENGQRLEIGENWYSDVGLICPKIKTNNIRFVVTQISSNQFQASFLDSNGNIASLLPDRTLSYRANNGQSITLTISGGIVTFTVDANDGDLIKATVDSSRRDNTYDSNTRTNSKVINGQTPAYNYPSIPSYQLYEDIGSAGNGNGDGDGTDGDANNGNGASKQDSRSNGNSTHSQRADPSNSANNQVNDVEQSYETQTTSSEASASETSTGDAGNLGSQSQSVVKQILLDEDEFFRVAGISFIILLMILTVGFYYREDIKEMNSKR; this is encoded by the coding sequence ATGAATAAAAAAGTATTAATAATTGTATTGATTGCATTAATTTTCTTAACGCTAAACTTTACCTCAGCACAAGATATTGATAACACAACCGAAATTGTCGAAATGACTGAAGTTGAAGAAGTTCAGTCAATATCAAATGAATCGTTTCTTGAAGCCTCAACAGTTGACACTCATTTTAATGTGGAAAGTACAACTGAATTTGATGTTATTGGGGATTATTTCAAAGTAAAATTGGCTGACGTTAATAACAATCCTATAGCAAATGCTAAAGTGACTTTCACTGTAAATGGTGCTAACTATAATAAAAATACTGATTCAGCTGGAATTGCTTCACTTCAGATTAGATTAAATGATGGTGCATATAATATTGTTTCTAAATTCGCTGGAAACTCTAAATATAAATCATCCAGTCTATCAACAAGAATTACTATGGATAATACTCGTGAAGTTGAAAGCGGTTTAAGCAATTCTCAAATACAGAATATTATTGATAATGCAAAAAGCAATAATGTAATTCTATTTAAAGGGTCAAGCTATTCTAATATTAATCTTGTTATTACTAAATGTTTAAAACTTCAAAGTAATGTAAATACTGTACTCAAATCCAATTCGGGTCAGGTAATAACTATCAAAGGCAAATCCGCATCATTAACCACTATAAAAGGATTCAATATTCAAAGTGGAGGTGATGGAATTGTTATAAATAGTGCAGATTATGTAACAATCACTAAAAATGATATAACTGGGAAAGGTAATGGAATTGTTGCAACAGGAACCACTTATTTGAATATTTCAAACAATAATATTTTGAAAAATTCAAAATCAGGAATTGTCCTTGGAGATGTCACTTCAACATACATTTTCAATAATAAGATTAACAGTAATGGGGCTGATGGTATTGAATTGGGGAAATCCTCAAAAACTTATATTCATGATAATATCATTTCTAGTAATGCTAAAAATGGAATTAAGCTTACCAATACTGTGAACGGTAAGAATTATGGTAGTGGGCCTCAAGACGTTTATATTAATAAGAATACTGTTTCAAAAAATGGTGAAAACGGTATTTATAGTTATAAAGCAGGCAATAATATTAACATTAAGGGTAATTCAATTGACTATAATGTGGGAAGTGGTATTTCAATAACTAATATTGGAAATAATGTTATTCAGTCAAATGTCATATCCAATAATGGTTATGTAGGTATTAAGTTTAATGATGAATACGTTAAACCAAAAAACCAGGAAATAAGTTACAATGCCATTGTAGGCAACGGTCATCGTGAAGTTGAAGCTAAAGAAACATATTACAATGAAAACGGACAACGTTTGGAAATAGGTGAAAATTGGTACAGTGATGTTGGTTTAATCTGTCCTAAGATTAAAACTAATAATATTCGATTTGTTGTAACACAAATTAGTTCAAATCAATTTCAAGCATCTTTTCTAGATTCTAATGGCAATATTGCTAGTTTGCTTCCGGATAGGACTTTATCATATAGGGCAAATAATGGTCAAAGTATCACATTAACAATTAGTGGGGGCATAGTCACATTTACTGTTGATGCAAATGATGGTGATCTTATTAAAGCAACAGTGGATAGTTCTAGACGAGATAACACTTATGATTCAAATACTCGTACCAATTCTAAAGTGATTAATGGACAAACTCCTGCATATAATTATCCTTCAATTCCAAGTTATCAATTATATGAAGATATTGGCAGTGCTGGAAATGGGAATGGTGATGGAGATGGCACTGATGGGGATGCAAATAACGGTAATGGTGCTTCAAAACAGGACAGTCGTTCTAATGGAAACAGTACTCACAGTCAAAGAGCTGATCCATCAAACAGTGCAAACAATCAGGTGAATGATGTTGAACAAAGTTATGAAACACAGACAACATCATCTGAAGCTAGTGCGTCAGAAACAAGTACTGGGGATGCAGGTAATCTTGGTTCTCAGTCACAATCAGTTGTAAAACAAATTTTACTTGATGAAGATGAATTCTTTAGAGTTGCTGGAATTTCATTTATAATTCTTTTGATGATATTGACAGTAGGTTTTTATTATCGTGAAGATATAAAAGAAATGAACTCAAAAAGATAA
- a CDS encoding MFS transporter: MDENIDRGMSTLIIFIIAAAILSAAQSVVTTGLAGIMADFHISSTTAQWIYSSFLLVLGVMIPLSAFFTRRFKVKTILISSLTLFLIGSIIAYFAPNIEVLILARVIQAIGSGILLPITQIVLFKVIPEEKWQIYMGLFGFIIGIAPALAPTAGGLIIDTVGWRSIFLIFAVIIAVLILVASVVVKLEFETGHYPLDMISLILCVLACVGIMFGFSNIAENGFDLIWVILPIVIGVVSLVLFVKRQFSIKTPLVDLHALKNKYFFFGTLFSAILYFTMCGLNVIMPLFAQSIAYHDATTAGIILLPATLVMIVFNFIGPLMANKFGVRKVLLLSCLFTVAGYLLMMTYNPETSVTYMIVTQIIRAIGAGLGLMPAVTWTIAVVSGDVEDATAINNTVRQIIGAIGSAVAVVLMAAFAGGNVGHNHISVSAFAQTSLVMSVLAILSAVIVVLYIKDEIHDLM; the protein is encoded by the coding sequence ATGGACGAGAACATAGACAGAGGAATGTCAACATTAATTATTTTTATCATTGCAGCAGCAATTCTCAGTGCTGCTCAAAGTGTAGTGACAACAGGTCTTGCAGGAATAATGGCTGATTTTCATATATCCTCAACAACTGCACAATGGATTTATTCTTCATTCTTGCTTGTTTTAGGTGTTATGATACCATTATCTGCATTTTTTACCCGTAGATTTAAGGTAAAGACAATTTTAATTTCTTCATTGACCTTATTTTTAATTGGGTCAATTATTGCATATTTTGCTCCAAATATTGAAGTATTGATATTGGCACGTGTAATTCAGGCAATCGGTTCTGGAATATTGCTTCCCATAACACAAATCGTGCTGTTTAAGGTTATTCCTGAAGAAAAATGGCAGATATATATGGGATTATTCGGTTTTATTATAGGGATTGCACCGGCACTTGCTCCCACAGCAGGAGGGTTAATAATTGACACTGTTGGATGGAGATCAATCTTTTTGATATTTGCAGTAATTATTGCAGTATTGATACTTGTTGCATCAGTTGTAGTTAAACTGGAATTTGAAACAGGACATTATCCATTGGATATGATTTCACTGATATTATGTGTACTGGCATGTGTCGGAATAATGTTTGGATTTTCAAACATTGCAGAAAATGGATTTGATTTGATTTGGGTGATTTTACCAATCGTAATCGGTGTTGTATCATTAGTTCTGTTTGTCAAAAGACAGTTCAGCATTAAAACACCTCTTGTTGATTTACATGCATTAAAAAACAAATATTTCTTCTTTGGAACATTGTTTTCAGCAATTCTTTACTTTACAATGTGTGGATTAAATGTTATTATGCCATTGTTTGCTCAAAGCATTGCATATCATGATGCAACAACCGCAGGAATAATTTTGCTTCCGGCAACACTTGTCATGATTGTATTTAACTTCATTGGGCCTCTTATGGCAAATAAGTTTGGTGTACGCAAAGTATTATTATTGTCATGTCTGTTTACGGTTGCAGGATATCTATTGATGATGACCTATAATCCCGAAACTTCTGTTACTTATATGATTGTAACTCAAATTATAAGGGCAATAGGTGCAGGTTTAGGATTGATGCCTGCAGTAACATGGACAATTGCTGTAGTTTCAGGGGATGTTGAGGATGCAACTGCAATCAACAATACTGTAAGGCAAATCATAGGAGCAATAGGATCTGCTGTTGCAGTAGTGCTGATGGCAGCATTTGCCGGAGGAAATGTTGGCCACAATCATATTTCAGTATCTGCATTTGCACAGACTTCTCTTGTAATGTCTGTATTGGCTATCCTTTCTGCAGTAATTGTAGTTTTATATATTAAAGATGAAATTCACGATTTGATGTGA
- a CDS encoding tocopherol cyclase family protein gives MNKSDLKRNYYMLKGPLAKKGYDWWWHSLTAYNKKTGEERPFFIEYFVCNPALAEEEPTLGQLPENQKAGKKPSYCMIKAGTWGKNPKQIHNFYSMKYFNCPDDELNIQVGDCSLTETHMSGFARVSEEDAKNHPEYMSDAGDMMWDLDIDKQITFNVGYGANSFFRKLNSFEMFWHAEGIKTEYSGTIWLDGEEYEVIPEKSYGYADKNWGGDFTSPWLWISSCNITSLISGKKLENSAFEAGGGRPKAFGIEIPRKLLIGFYYEGTMYEYNFARFWNLVKIDFDFEEGEDVHTWHINASNKNSKMELVLYCKRDEMMLFNYEAPDGQKRHNRLWNGGNGWGEIKLYKKDGTLIDHVKIENAGCEYGEYC, from the coding sequence ATGAATAAGAGTGATTTGAAAAGAAATTATTATATGCTCAAAGGGCCACTTGCCAAGAAAGGTTATGACTGGTGGTGGCATTCCCTAACTGCATATAATAAAAAGACTGGTGAAGAAAGACCATTTTTTATAGAATACTTTGTATGCAATCCGGCATTAGCTGAAGAAGAACCAACACTTGGACAATTACCTGAAAACCAAAAAGCAGGTAAAAAACCATCATACTGTATGATAAAGGCAGGAACATGGGGTAAAAACCCAAAACAAATTCACAATTTCTACTCAATGAAATACTTCAACTGTCCGGATGATGAATTAAACATTCAAGTAGGTGATTGCAGCCTAACAGAAACTCACATGAGCGGATTTGCAAGAGTAAGTGAAGAGGATGCTAAAAACCACCCTGAATACATGTCTGATGCTGGAGACATGATGTGGGATTTAGACATCGACAAACAAATCACTTTTAACGTAGGTTATGGTGCAAACTCATTTTTCAGAAAATTAAACTCCTTTGAAATGTTCTGGCATGCAGAAGGAATCAAAACAGAGTACAGCGGAACCATCTGGCTGGATGGTGAAGAATATGAAGTGATTCCTGAAAAATCCTACGGTTATGCTGATAAAAACTGGGGAGGAGACTTCACTTCTCCATGGCTATGGATTTCATCATGTAACATAACCAGCTTAATCAGCGGTAAAAAATTAGAGAATTCTGCATTTGAAGCAGGCGGAGGAAGGCCAAAAGCATTCGGTATTGAAATTCCACGTAAGCTGCTCATTGGTTTTTACTATGAAGGAACCATGTATGAATACAACTTCGCAAGATTCTGGAACCTTGTAAAAATCGACTTTGACTTTGAAGAAGGTGAAGATGTTCACACATGGCATATAAATGCAAGTAACAAAAACTCAAAAATGGAGCTTGTACTTTACTGCAAACGTGATGAAATGATGCTTTTCAATTATGAAGCACCGGACGGACAAAAAAGACACAACCGATTATGGAATGGTGGAAACGGTTGGGGTGAAATCAAACTATACAAAAAAGATGGAACCTTGATTGACCATGTTAAAATAGAAAATGCAGGTTGTGAGTACGGAGAGTATTGCTAA
- a CDS encoding helix-turn-helix domain-containing protein: MSMGRQAYINKSVSISEIRKVKRDLQKFVDLYEKVTFIEELYFDETVKSAMEKRGKTPQTGYKWLKNWNENGFDGLFRKEGSGRISKLSDYQLEILKANISVKGLSSISEIKNEIYREFGVTYSERHLRRLIFDLGLLDIINSNKLK; this comes from the coding sequence ATGTCTATGGGTAGGCAGGCTTATATCAACAAATCAGTTTCTATTTCAGAGATTCGCAAAGTTAAACGTGATTTGCAGAAATTTGTGGATTTATATGAAAAAGTAACATTCATTGAAGAGTTATACTTTGATGAAACTGTTAAATCTGCAATGGAAAAAAGAGGAAAAACTCCTCAAACTGGTTATAAATGGTTGAAGAATTGGAATGAGAATGGTTTTGATGGTTTATTTAGAAAAGAAGGTTCTGGAAGGATTTCAAAGTTATCTGATTATCAGTTAGAAATTCTAAAGGCCAATATTTCTGTTAAGGGTTTATCATCAATTTCCGAGATAAAAAATGAGATTTATCGTGAATTTGGTGTAACATATTCTGAAAGACACTTGCGTAGGTTGATTTTTGATTTGGGTCTTTTGGATATCATCAATTCCAATAAATTAAAATAA